The genomic DNA CGCTCGGCGTCGGCCGCGAGGACCTCGCCCGTGAGGCGCTGAGCCGCCGGTCGAGCCTGCAGACCCAGATCGCCGACCTCCGCGTGCAGCACGACAACCTGCAGGGCGAGGAGGAGAAGCTCACCACCGCCTCGCACCGGCTGCAGGCCAAGGTCGACTCCTTCCGTACCCGCAAGGAGACGATCAAGGCGACCTACACCGCGGCCGAGGCGCAGACGCGGATCAACGAGGCCTTCTCCGGCATCTCCGAGGAGATGGGCGACGTCGGTCTGGCCATCCAGCGGGCCGAGGACAAGACGGCCTCGATGCAGGCCCGTGCGGGTGCCATCGACGAGCTGCTGGCCAGCGGGGCGCTCGACGACTTCAGCGGACAGCGCGGCGACGACATCCAGGCCGAGCTGGACCGCATGGGCGGCGGCCACGACGTGGAGCTGGAGATCGCCCGGATGAAGGCCGAGCTCGGTCAGGGCCCCGCGCCCAAGAGCGCGATCGAGTCCGGTGGCCCCCAGCCGCAGCAGCAGCCTCAGCAGCCGCAGCAGTCCCCCCAGACGCAGCAGTACCGTCAGCCGGGGGAGGGGCTGTGATCGTTCGCATCATGGGTGAGGGGCAGACCGAGATCGCGCCGAGTGATCTCGACGTCCTGAACGCCCTGGACAGTGAGCTTGAGGCGGCCATCGAGGCCGGCGACGAGGAGACGTTCAGATCTCGCCTGCACGACCTGCTGGACAAGGTGCGTCACGTGGGGAAGGCACTTCCGGACGACAGCCTGGAGCCCTCCGAGCTGATTTTGCCTCCGGCCGACGCTTCCATGGAAGAAGTGCGGGAGATGCTCGGCGATGAAGGGCTGATTCCCGGATAGTTTGGGCATATGGCACAGACCCGGTTTGCCCCGGACCGGGGCTTGACCAGCCGCATGGTTGCGACCATGTTCCTGCTCGGACTGCTGTATGTGATCTTCGTGGGCGCGCTGGTCGCCCTGGGGGTCCGAACCCTTCTGGTGCTGCTCATCGCCGGAGGCGCCCTGCTGGTCCAGTACTTCATGTCCGACCGCATCGCGCTGTTCGCGATGCACGGACATGAGGTCACTCCGGAGCAGGCCCCCGAGCTGCACGGCATGATCGACCGGCTCAGCGCCATGGCCGACATGCCCAAGCCGAGGGTGGCGATCGCCGACTCGGACATCCCGAACGCGTTCGCCACCGGCCGCAACCAGAAGAACTCCGTGGTGTGTGTGACCACCGGCCTGCTGCGCCGTCTGGACCGGGCCGAGCTTGAGGGCGTGCTCGCCCACGAGATGTCCCATGTCGCCCACCGCGACGTCGCCGTGATGACCATCGCCTCCTTCCTCGGCATCGCCGCCGGCCTGATGACCAGGTTCGCGCTCTACTCCGGTCTGGGGCGTGGCCGCGACGACAGAGGCGGTCTGCCGATCGGCCTGATCATCATGCTGGTCTCGCTCCTGGTGTACGCGGTCAGCTTCCTGCTCACCCGTGCCCTGTCCCGCTACCGTGAGCTGGCCGCCGACCGCGCCGGCGCGCTCCTCACCCAGCGCCCCTCGGTGCTGGCGAGCGCACTGGTCAAGATCAGCGGAGAGATGGCCCGCATCCCGACCAGGGACCTGCGTGAGGCCGAGCCGTTCAACGCTTTCTTCTTCGCCCCGGCGCTGTCCGGGGGCACCAGCCTGGCCGCGCTGCTCGCGACCCACCCGCCGTTGAACCGGCGCCTGGAGCAGCTCGCCAGGATATCCGCCCAGCTCGGACAGGGAGTGTAACGGTGAAGTGGTGGGACGCGTTGCTGGGCCGTACCGACCCTGTCCAACCGGACCTGGACGCGCTGTTCGCGCTGCCGTCGGCGGCGGTGACCCTGCAGGCCGCGACCGGGCTGGTGCCGGCCGGGACGGGGGCGGTCTGCTTCCGCGCCGCCGAGGGCGGGGCCTTCGCCGAGCTGGAGCGCGACGTCGCCGGGCTGCTCGCCGCCGGGGACGGGCCGCCGGTGGAGGAGTCCACGGACACCTACGGTTACAGCTGGCTGCTGGTGCGCCGCCCGCCCGAGCAGCTCAGCGAGCTGGTCACCGACCTGCACGCGGTCAACTCCTCCCTGGAGGCGGCGGGCTTCGGCCCCTCCCTGCTCTGCTCGCTGGTCTCCTTCGCCGACGGTTCCGCCCGCAACATCGCCCTGGTCTACCTCTACAAACGAGGCACCTTCTACCCGTTCGCGCCGCTGTCCGGACAGCACCGGGACAACGCGCTGGAGCTTCAGGTGCGCGGCGCGATCGAGGGCGAGCTGCCGCTCGAACCCGATCTCGGCCGATGGTTCCCCCTGTGGGGCGCGCCAGGGCTCTGAGGAGATGCGCGCCGGGCGGAGGCTGACCA from Streptosporangium sp. NBC_01756 includes the following:
- a CDS encoding PspA/IM30 family protein, which produces MSVMKRLSLIFRSKANNALDKMEDPRETLDYSYQRQLELLQKVRRGVADVATSRKRVELQINQIEAQSRKLEEQGRKALGVGREDLAREALSRRSSLQTQIADLRVQHDNLQGEEEKLTTASHRLQAKVDSFRTRKETIKATYTAAEAQTRINEAFSGISEEMGDVGLAIQRAEDKTASMQARAGAIDELLASGALDDFSGQRGDDIQAELDRMGGGHDVELEIARMKAELGQGPAPKSAIESGGPQPQQQPQQPQQSPQTQQYRQPGEGL
- the pspAA gene encoding PspA-associated protein PspAA — its product is MIVRIMGEGQTEIAPSDLDVLNALDSELEAAIEAGDEETFRSRLHDLLDKVRHVGKALPDDSLEPSELILPPADASMEEVREMLGDEGLIPG
- the htpX gene encoding zinc metalloprotease HtpX, with the translated sequence MAQTRFAPDRGLTSRMVATMFLLGLLYVIFVGALVALGVRTLLVLLIAGGALLVQYFMSDRIALFAMHGHEVTPEQAPELHGMIDRLSAMADMPKPRVAIADSDIPNAFATGRNQKNSVVCVTTGLLRRLDRAELEGVLAHEMSHVAHRDVAVMTIASFLGIAAGLMTRFALYSGLGRGRDDRGGLPIGLIIMLVSLLVYAVSFLLTRALSRYRELAADRAGALLTQRPSVLASALVKISGEMARIPTRDLREAEPFNAFFFAPALSGGTSLAALLATHPPLNRRLEQLARISAQLGQGV
- the pspAB gene encoding PspA-associated protein PspAB, which codes for MKWWDALLGRTDPVQPDLDALFALPSAAVTLQAATGLVPAGTGAVCFRAAEGGAFAELERDVAGLLAAGDGPPVEESTDTYGYSWLLVRRPPEQLSELVTDLHAVNSSLEAAGFGPSLLCSLVSFADGSARNIALVYLYKRGTFYPFAPLSGQHRDNALELQVRGAIEGELPLEPDLGRWFPLWGAPGL